A region from the Streptomyces sp. 3214.6 genome encodes:
- a CDS encoding ribonuclease domain-containing protein translates to MRFPPRITRIGASAAVLSALLVGGTVSATTANAAVGSVCYSRLPSQAYDTLELIEQGGPFPYSQDGSVFQNREGVLPSQSTGYYHEYTVKTPGSSTRGARRIVTGKKTDEDYYTADHYATFNLINYGC, encoded by the coding sequence ATGAGATTCCCCCCACGCATCACCCGCATAGGCGCCTCGGCCGCCGTCCTGTCCGCCCTTCTGGTCGGCGGCACCGTCTCCGCCACCACGGCCAACGCCGCGGTCGGCAGTGTCTGCTACAGCAGGCTGCCGTCCCAGGCGTACGACACGCTCGAGCTGATCGAGCAGGGCGGGCCGTTCCCGTACTCGCAGGACGGCTCGGTCTTCCAGAACCGGGAGGGCGTGCTGCCCTCGCAGTCGACCGGCTACTACCACGAGTACACGGTGAAGACCCCCGGGTCGTCGACGCGCGGAGCGCGCCGCATCGTGACCGGGAAGAAGACCGACGAGGACTACTACACCGCGGACCACTACGCCACGTTCAACCTGATCAACTACGGCTGCTGA
- a CDS encoding dihydrofolate reductase family protein, giving the protein MGKLVSTIFVTLDGVYQAPGGRDEDTRGGFEHGGWSFPYGDEDFGRFVSGVFDHVGAFLLGRRTYEIFAGFWPKVTDPGDPVAGKLNALPKYVASTTLTDPAWTGTTVIRGDALAQEVTALKERTDGELQIHGSGALVRSLLALDLVDTVHLLTFPVVLGSGLRLFAEGALPTAFRHTGGLITAAGVSIQTYDLQGRPSYGSYELPDNG; this is encoded by the coding sequence ATGGGCAAGCTGGTCTCCACCATCTTCGTCACCCTCGACGGCGTCTACCAGGCCCCCGGCGGCCGTGACGAGGACACCCGCGGCGGTTTCGAGCACGGCGGCTGGAGCTTCCCGTACGGGGACGAGGACTTCGGCCGGTTCGTCTCCGGGGTCTTCGACCACGTCGGCGCGTTCCTGCTCGGCCGGCGCACCTACGAGATCTTCGCCGGTTTCTGGCCGAAGGTCACCGACCCGGGCGACCCGGTCGCGGGCAAGCTGAACGCACTGCCGAAGTACGTGGCCTCCACGACCCTCACCGACCCAGCCTGGACTGGCACCACCGTGATCCGCGGCGACGCCCTCGCCCAGGAGGTCACCGCCCTCAAGGAGCGCACCGACGGTGAGCTCCAGATCCACGGCAGCGGCGCCCTGGTCCGGTCGCTGCTCGCGCTGGACCTCGTGGACACCGTGCACCTGCTGACGTTCCCGGTCGTGCTCGGTTCCGGCCTGCGGCTGTTCGCCGAGGGGGCCCTGCCCACCGCGTTCCGGCACACCGGCGGCCTGATCACCGCGGCGGGCGTCTCCATCCAGACGTACGACCTTCAGGGCCGTCCGAGCTACGGCTCGTACGAACTCCCGGACAACGGCTAG
- a CDS encoding AIM24 family protein has translation MTLQQEIVGNAMQMAVVSLHPGQTVYCEAGKFLFKTTNVTMETRLGGPSGGGGGQQPQSGGGGMGGMLRQAMGTAMQVGQRALAGESLAFQYFTAQGGEGTVGFAGVLPGEMRALELDGTRAWFAEKDAFVAAESTVDFGIAFQGGRTGMKGGEGFILEKFTGRGTVIIAGAGNFIDLDPADFGGRIEVDTGCVVAFEEGIRYGVQRVGGLNRQGIMNAVFGGEGLSLATLEGNGRVILQSLTIESLANALKKAQGGDKQGPTGGLFSTNAG, from the coding sequence GTGACCCTTCAGCAAGAGATCGTCGGCAACGCCATGCAGATGGCGGTCGTCAGCCTGCACCCCGGCCAGACCGTGTACTGCGAGGCCGGAAAGTTCCTGTTCAAGACCACGAACGTGACCATGGAGACCCGCCTGGGCGGCCCGTCCGGCGGTGGCGGCGGCCAGCAGCCCCAGAGCGGCGGCGGTGGCATGGGCGGCATGCTCCGTCAGGCCATGGGCACGGCCATGCAGGTCGGCCAGCGTGCCCTCGCGGGTGAGTCGCTGGCGTTCCAGTACTTCACCGCGCAGGGCGGCGAGGGCACGGTCGGCTTCGCGGGCGTGCTCCCCGGCGAGATGCGGGCGCTGGAGCTGGACGGCACGCGCGCGTGGTTCGCGGAGAAGGACGCCTTCGTGGCCGCCGAGTCCACCGTCGACTTCGGCATCGCCTTCCAGGGCGGCCGCACCGGTATGAAGGGCGGCGAGGGCTTCATCCTCGAGAAGTTCACCGGCCGCGGCACGGTGATCATCGCGGGCGCCGGCAACTTCATCGACCTCGACCCGGCCGACTTCGGCGGCCGTATCGAGGTGGACACGGGCTGCGTGGTCGCCTTCGAGGAGGGCATCCGGTACGGCGTCCAGCGCGTCGGCGGGCTCAACCGCCAGGGGATCATGAACGCCGTGTTCGGCGGCGAGGGCCTGTCCCTGGCCACCCTGGAGGGCAACGGCCGGGTCATCCTGCAGTCCCTCACCATCGAGAGCCTCGCCAACGCCCTGAAGAAGGCCCAGGGCGGCGACAAGCAGGGGCCTACGGGCGGACTGTTCTCGACGAACGCGGGCTGA
- a CDS encoding SDR family oxidoreductase, whose amino-acid sequence MTTTYGTLDGKVALVTGGSRGIGAATALRLAQEGADVALTYVNGKEAAADVVAAVQALGRRAVALRADSADPAEAAGAVDRAVEALGGLDVLVNNAGVGVLGPLAELALPDVDRVLAVNVRGVFLASQAAAGRMPAGGRIITIGTCMTQRVPGPGGTLYAMSKSALVGLTKALARELGPRGITANLVHPGPIDTDMNPADGPYAAGQATMTALGRFGTAQEVAATVAHLAGAAYVTGAEFAVDGGHAA is encoded by the coding sequence ATGACAACGACCTACGGAACTCTCGACGGCAAGGTGGCACTGGTGACCGGCGGCAGCCGCGGCATCGGGGCGGCGACGGCCCTGCGGCTCGCCCAGGAAGGCGCGGACGTGGCGCTGACGTACGTGAACGGCAAGGAGGCCGCCGCGGACGTCGTAGCGGCGGTTCAGGCGCTGGGGCGGCGGGCGGTGGCACTGCGCGCGGACTCGGCGGACCCGGCGGAGGCGGCCGGGGCGGTGGACCGTGCGGTGGAGGCGCTGGGCGGCCTCGACGTGCTGGTGAACAACGCGGGCGTCGGCGTCCTCGGTCCGCTGGCGGAGCTCGCCCTCCCGGACGTGGACCGGGTGCTGGCCGTGAACGTGCGCGGGGTGTTCCTGGCCTCCCAGGCGGCGGCCGGGCGGATGCCGGCCGGCGGGCGGATCATCACGATCGGCACCTGCATGACCCAGCGGGTGCCCGGCCCCGGCGGAACGCTGTACGCGATGAGCAAGTCGGCCCTGGTGGGACTGACCAAGGCGCTGGCCAGGGAGCTGGGCCCGCGCGGGATCACCGCGAACCTCGTCCACCCCGGCCCGATCGACACCGACATGAACCCGGCGGACGGCCCGTACGCGGCCGGTCAGGCGACGATGACCGCGCTGGGCCGCTTCGGGACGGCGCAGGAGGTGGCGGCGACGGTCGCGCACCTGGCGGGGGCCGCCTACGTCACGGGCGCCGAGTTCGCCGTGGACGGCGGGCACGCGGCGTGA